One window of the Saccopteryx bilineata isolate mSacBil1 chromosome 2, mSacBil1_pri_phased_curated, whole genome shotgun sequence genome contains the following:
- the SERPINF2 gene encoding alpha-2-antiplasmin: MALLRGLLVLSLSCLQGPCSVFSPANAIASLDQQIMIGPSQEKLSPLSFLKLGNQDPGGQTALKKATEDCKEAPTPEQTQRLAKAMMAFTTDLFSLVAQRSTSPNLILSPLSVALALSHLALGAQNQTLQRLQQVLHADSEPCLPHLLSRLCQDLGPGAFRMAARMYLRKGFPIKEDFLKQSEHLFGAKAMNLMGRKGDDLANINEWVKEATEGKIENFLSELSDDTVLLLLNAIHFQGFWKSKFDPSLTQRETFHLDEHFTVPVDMMQAHTYPLRWFLLEQPEIQVAHFPFKNNMSFVVIVPTYFGWNVSHVLANLSWDILHQPLLRERPTKVRLPKLHLKYQLDLVAILSQLGLQELFQDPDLRGISDQGLVVSSVQHQSTMDLNEAGVEAAAATSSAMSRMSLSFFSVNRPFLFFILEDTTSLPLFVGSVRNPNPGAQREYKEQQDSPDNRDSFQNQKDFPCRDKPFCPDLKLEPPSEEDYPQPSSPK; the protein is encoded by the exons ATGGCGCTGCTCCGGGGGCTCCTGGTGCTCAGCTTGTCCTGCCTGCAAGGCCCCTGCTCGGTG TTCTCTCCAGCGAATGCCATCGCGTCTTTGGACCAGCAG aTAATGATTGGACCTAGCCAGGAGAAGCTGTCCCCACTTAGCTTCCTCAAGTTGGGCAACCAG GATCCTGGTGGCCAGACTGCCCTGAAGAAGGCCACAGAAGACTGCAAAGAGGCCCCAACCCCAGAGCAGACCCAGAGGCTGGCCAAGGCCATGATGGCCTTCACCACAGACCTATTCTCCCTGGTGGCCCAAAGGTCCACCAGCCCCAACCTCATCCTGTCACCTCTGAGTGTGGCCCTGGCACTGTCTCACCTGGCACTAG GTGCTCAGAACCAAACGCTACAGAGGCTGCAGCAGGTGCTGCACGCAGACTCAGAGCCCTGCCTTCCCCATCTGCTGAGCCGCCTCTGCCAGGACCTGGGCCCTGGGGCATTCCGAATGGCTGCCAGAATGTACCTGCGGAAAG GATTTCCCATCAAAGAGGACTTCCTGAAACAATCAGAACACCTCTTTGGTGCAAAGGCCATGAACCTGAtgggaaggaagggggatgaCTTGGCGAACATCAACGAATGGGTGAAGGAGGCCACGGAGGGGAAGATTGAGAATTTCCTCTCGGAGCTGTCAGACGACACAGTGCTGCTCCTCCTCAATGCCATCCATTTCCAGG GTTTCTGGAAGAGCAAGTTCGACCCCAGCCTCACCCAGAGAGAAACTTTCCACCTGGATGAGCATTTCACAGTACCGGTGGACATGATGCAAGCCCACACGTACCCTCTGCGCTGGTTCTTGCTGGAGCAGCCTGAGATACAG GTGGCTCATTTCCCTTTTAAGAACAACATGAGCTTCGTGGTCATTGTGCCCACCTACTTTGGGTGGAATGTGTCCCATGTACTGGCCAACCTGAGCTGGGACATCCTGCATCAGCCTTTGTTGCGGGAGAGGCCCACCAAGGTCCGGCTGCCTAAGCTGCATCTGAAATATCAGCTGGACCTGGTGGCCATCCTCAGCCAGCTGG GCCTACAGGAGCTATTTCAGGACCCAGACCTGCGTGGGATCTCCGACCAGGGCTTGGTGGTATCCAGTGTACAGCATCAGTCCACGATGGATCTCAATGAGGCTGGTGTGGAGGCGGCTGCGGCAACCAGCTCTGCCATGTCCCGCATGTCCCTGTCCTTCTTCAGTGTGAACCGCCCgttcctcttcttcatcctcgAGGACACCACGAGCCTGCCCCTCTTTGTGGGCAGTGTGAGGAACCCCAACCCTGGTGCACAGCGGGAGTACAAGGAGCAGCAGGACTCCCCTGACAACAGGGACTCCTTTCAGAACCAGAAAGACTTCCCCTGCAGAGACAAGCCCTTCTGCCCTGACTTGAAACTGGAGCCCCCCTCAGAGGAGGATTACCCCCAGCCTAGCAGCCCCAAGTGA